In Bacteroidota bacterium, the sequence GTACGACGATCTAATACTACCGTTTTCCTCAAGTATGGAAGATGTATTAGGTGGTTATGCGACTGCGGCCAACTCTGTACTAAATAGATTTGCGAAAAATATTGCTTGGAGTATGGTAGAGGAGCATGGAGGTGAAAGTGTTTCGTCGGAGCCACTAAGTAGCTGTGTAGGCCTGACATGTTAGATGGCGCTGGAGTGGTCATGTTGATACTTATGATCGCGGGAGTTTTTTTGAGCTATCGACATTACAAGGACTATAAAAATACAAATAATGGAAATTATTTATATTATTTTATAATAACAATAATATTGACTATTCTTGCTGCAATAGGAGTTTTCTCATAGGTTTTCCATCAGATTGTCATAATTTAGTTGTTTTTATGTTGGTATCATTCATTGGAGATAAAATGATATATCGTTAGTCTTAATTCTCCCTGGCGTTGTTATTGAGATGTGCGTAGAGCGCTGTTTCTAGTAGAGGTGATCTACGGCGTCGCGTCGCAGGAGACTACGGACTACTTGTGTGCGCACGCCTACTGCAACGGCAAGCTCGACTTCGTCTCCACGGCGCAGGGGCGACTCGTGCCCTTCCGCTTCAAGGTAGTCTTGTCACCGCAGCCCGTCGATTTCCTCTTGCCCGACATTCTGACGCCGATCTCAGCGGTGGGGCGTATCGCGTCGGCAGAAGCAGACACGGTGGCAGTGCTGAAGAAGGAGTCGCAGCTGGTGGGGGTCAACAAGTTCATGCGGCTGTGGTCGCACGAGTACGTGCTGCGGGACCACCTGGGCGGGATGCGGGTGCGGTTCCGCGCGGGGAGCCAGACGGCAAGCCCAACGGCTGTGGTGTACCAGTACGCGAGCTACTACCCGTACGGGCTGGAGCACGGAGGGCAGAGCTACAGCCGGGGGGACCGGGACGACGAGCTATTCCACGGGAAGCGGCTGGACGAGGGGCACGGGCTGGACTGGCACCACTACGGGTGGCGGTACTACGACGCAGAAATCGGGCGATGGACAATGGTGGATCCAGCGGACGAGTTCTCCACAGCCTATGCATACGTAGGAGCAGACCCTGTAAACTTTACTGACCCGGATGGTGCACAAGCTGAATGTGCCTCCCATCGCAATATTTGGGGGCCGTGTGGTGAAGGTAATGGTAGGCGGCAAAATTCTATACTAGAAGGCTACCCGCTAGATCATCACTTCGAAACGGAAGCGGCTCAGAAATTTGCTGGAAGAAGAAGGGAGGCTATGGTTGGAATGGAGGCACCTGCCGCTTCTTTAGCAGCACTGAAGGGTGTTCGTGATATATTTTTGGCGCTTGATAGTACTCCATTATTAGGTGTGCCGGGTAATAGAAAAGAAAATGGAGTGCGACATTTGGCATTTGCCATATACGCAACTCAGAGAGTTGGTTACGAGAATGCACAGCTTATATTGCATGGCCACGAGGTGTATCCAACTGCCATGTTTGAGGATTATGCAGACTTGACAATCATGCAGCAAGATGATCATGTTGATATGTTAAACAACTATATAGGCGTAGCTCATGCATTAGGTGGGGGCGATGAAACTGCGAGTGTTGGGGGGGCACTCTTTGACGCATTGCACATAGCTAGGGATTCTGGATTTTATATGATTGAAGTTGGGGCGAATAGGGATAGAATTCATTATCAGCTTACTGATATTGAATATGATACACTTTACAACCACTTTGTCGACCTTGGATACGAGGAGTGATTATGCGTACTATGATAGTATTTTCGATAGTATTTTTGGTAGCAGGATGTCGCAGGGATAATTCCTATGTGTCATCTGAAATTTATGATCGATTAAATTATCACAACATATCAGATCCTGTGAAAATAAGCATAGATGAAATAATACCTTTTGATATTAATAGTTTTCGAGTTTACAACGAAATTCGAGAAGAAGATTCGGATGTGGAATGCACAAGATTGTATGAAAATGAACAATTGATTACTTATAAATATATGGGAATTACTATGTGTGAATATATAGGGTATAATATAATATTTGAATTCTATAATGATAATATAAAAATATATAGGGGAGATAGTGTTTTAGTGTCAAAATCCGCCGCCAATGGATATGCTATATTTTATGAATAGTCTAAGCTTAATCGTTCTGAACATCTAGTATTACTTATCGTACAAAATTAAGATTAAAATATAAACCCATGGAATATCAATCTCGTGCAGAATTCACAAATGTGAATTATAATTTTCTGCTGTAATTATGGAGAAAAATTCTGGTAAAGAATGTTAGGTAAATAGATCAGAAAGGACTTGGGTGCAGAGTTGGGTCGATCTTCATCGGCACCATTTGTGGTCTTTGTGTTTCGGCCGGTAGGGTGAAATAACTTGGCGAATACGATGAAACGTAATCCTGGATCATTGCAGTCTTAATTGAGTGGTCTACTCTTTGGCCAAAAGTAAATCATCGAGTTTAGAATCTGGGATACTTATTAGTAAAAAAATTTTAATAGATACATAATTATAAATATAAAGCTAGCATAAATTATATTCATTAATATTGATAATTATTCGATGGGAATACTTGTGTAGCTGTGTGCAGATTGTTGAGCTATGCTTAGCAAGGACGTGAAGTGATAGAGGAAGGGGCTTCGCAGAAGACCGTTGACTAACTTGGAGTGTCCGTCTACCGCAACGGCACCCTCTACTTTGTCTCGACAGCCAAACGTCTATGGACAGGCTGGATATAGGCTTGACAACAGGTGGAGCGGCTCGTACCTAACACGGTATTGCCTCGCTAATCTTGCCGTGCATTCATGTCTTTTCTCCTAAGCCTTCGGCGAGTATCCCGTAGCAGAAACACTCTTCACGAAGAGGCGGGGTATTCGCTCACGGAACTGCTCATCGCCATCGTCATCATCGGTATCCTCGCGCTCCTGGCGATACCGCGCTTCATGGGCGTGACCTCGCGCGCCAAGATGGCCGAGGCCAAGACGATGCTCTCGACGCTGCATGCTTTTCAGCAGGCGCACTACTACGAGATGGACCGCTACGGCCCGTCGCTGGACGCCATTGGCTTCGAGCAGGTCCCACTCCTGGACGAGGGGGGCACGGCACGCTACGTGATCGCCATCGAAGCGGCAGACCGCGCCGCCTACGTCGCCACGGCTACGTCCACCGTGGACTTCGACAACGACGGCACGTTCAACGTGTGGGAAGTGACAGAGTCCGGCGTCATCACGCAGCGCGTCGCGGATTAAGGCCAGTCGGCTTTGCATGTGCCTGCTTCGGCCACGTCTACTCAGACCCATGGGAGAGCCTGCGCCTACCGATGCCTGTGCGAGTACCGGGACGCCGCAGGGTGACAGGGCGGAAGCGTCGAGCAGTCAGACACTCTGGGCACGGCGCAATGCTCCAGCCATGCTGGTCTCGTCGGCCGTCGTGGGCATGGCTGTCGGCGCACTGGTACCGCCGTTGTCGGCGCTGCCGGTCCTCCTCGCGTTCCTCGGCCTCGCCGCAGCGTTCGACCTCCGGTCGGGGCTGATCCCGAACGCGCTGACGCTGGCCGCCACGGCGTTTGCCCTTACTGTGTGGGTGTCGCCGCCTTTGGCGCTGGGGCCGCTTTCAGCAGCCTTCACAGCAGCCTCTACGCTCACGTTGCTGCGCCTGGGAAGTACCGTCTGGCTCAGCGCACCCGGATTCGGGTGGGGAGACGTGAAACTCTCAGTGCCTCTCGGTCTTGTCCTGGGGTGGTCCGTGCTATGGGCGCTCTACCTTGCGGTTGTTCTAGCGGCGATTGTTGCCGTCTCTGGACTCGCCACCGGACGTCTCACCCGCCGCAGCCGCATCCCCTTTGCCCCATTCATCCTCGGCGGCACCCTCCTTCACCTCGCGTTTCCCCTCGGGGTCGTACTCGACTGGGTCGCTGCTCTGACGCTCTAGCAGTCTGCTTCGTGCTCTGAGGCGCTCGGCGATCACGTAGCTTGCCCGCGAAGCGATACAGCCACGACACCTGAGTAGTCCATCTGTGCGTTTGCCAAGGACCAAAGACCAGAGACCAACGACTGAATCCGGCAGTGGCCTGGTGACAGTCCTCGCGATGACGGCCGTCGTGACGACGCTCGTCGGGGTCGTCCTCGCGCTCTTTGTCACGCAGCACCGCTTCGTCCAGCGCGACGTTCAGCGCACGGAGGCCCTTTACTTGGCCGAGGCAGCCGTCTACCAGGCGCTCGCTCGTCTCCACGTTGACCCTGACTGGCGGCCCGTCGGAGACAGCCTCGCCCCGATCCTATTCCCGGCACCGCGCGGAGCGAGTGAGCGGACACGTGACCCAGCGCCACGCATCTGGGCGCGTCCGCTCGGCGGCTTTTGGCAGATCCGCGCCGATGCTCAGGTGGGCAGGGCCATAGTCTCACTCCGCACGCGTTTCGGAGAGTCCCCGACCCGTCACTTCGACCAGGCGCTCGCACTCGGGGACACACTCTCTGCGTTGACGCTCACGGAAGAGGCTCGCATCGTGGGTGGCGTTCGGATGGGAAGTCAGGGCATACGCACGGCTCCGCTCCGAGGAAGACCGTTTCAAGGATCAATTCAAGGTGGGGCAGTTCAGGTAAACGAGGACCCGCTTCCGCGCTTTGCCTCACGCCTGTTCGATGAGACGATGGATCGCCTGGACGGATACCTCACTGAGGCCCTACGTGTAGCAGGCGACCCGCTGCCAGGCAGCCGCGACGAGGAGGGCACGCTATTCCCGTGGCCGGCAGCCCTGGACCCCAACGTGAGCGACATCGCAGCCGAGGGGCTGTTCACGGACTCGCTTCATGTCTTGGTCGGTCGGGGAAGTGTAGCGCTCACGCCCGAGGACAGCCTCCTCCTGCGTCGCCCCATCATCTTGCTCGTGAACGGCGATTTGACGCTGACGGGGCCGCTGCGCTTCGCACCGGGTTCCACCCTGGCCGTCACAGGTGATCTCACGTTCGACCCCGAGGTAACGGGCCAGGAGTTGCTCGTCTATGCCCGCACTATCGCCGCGAACGGTGCCAACTTCTCAGGCCAACTGCTCGCGCGCGATGGCGTGCGTCTCGATGGCCGCTGCCGTCTGGCGTATCCGTCGGTCGTCTACGTGGAAGGGCAGGACGGTGCTCAGGCAGACGCAGGCCGCACGCAAACGGGAAGTGTGGACGCAGAGGTGGAGGAGGAGGGCGTGCGGTCTGACGCGCCGCAGGGCCTCGTGGTGGCGTCGGCGTCGGCGGACGGCACGCTGCTCTACCCCGCGCTAGGAGGTGTCGCGGCAGGACAAGGAGCGTCCGTGCAACTCGAAGAGGAAGCGCGCATCCGTGGCGCGGTCTATGCCAACACCCGCACGGAGACGTCGGCCCGCCTGGACGGCACGCTGCTGACGCGTCAGCTCTACTTCTACGAAGCCCCGGCCACCTACATCAACTGGCTCCGCGCAGGCACACTAAACCGCCTAGCGCGGCCTGAATCATTCGTCCTGCCCATTGGCTTCGATGCACCTCCGTCGCTGCGCCGCACGGACGAGCCGCGCTATGAAGTCGTCTCCTGGCAGGAGCAGATCACGATAGCTCGCACCGATGTTTGAGCGAAGCCTTCCAAGACGACGTTCCCGCGTCTCTGGTAACGAGGCGGGTCACACGCTTGCCGAGTCGGCTGTGGCAGTCGCGCTCCTGCTCACGGTCTTAGTCCCTGCGGCGATGTTCCTCGTCTTCCTCACGACGCAGCCTCGCACGGCTCACCAAGCTGAAGCGCTTGCCTTAGCGCAAGCCTATCTGGAGGAGACCATCGCCACGGAAGATTTCGAGGACGCGACTACCCGAACATCGGATGCGGCCTGGACACTGGAACGCTCTGTTGCATTCGAGGGCGACCTGGCTCTCGTGACGGTCGCTGTCTACCGTCGCGATCGGCCAACACCGCTGGTCACGCTCCGAACGGCTCGTTTAGCTCCCTGACCCTGTGACCACAAAGTCTCCGAGCCGGTCTGTCATGTCTTCCTCAGTAAGTAGGGACGAGGGGGGATATACCCTCATCGAAGGCGTCATCGCGCTTGCGCTCGTTGCGGTGATCGCCGTGGCCGTCTTTGCCGTGTATCTCGTTGCAGCACGCCAGGTGTCTGCGTGGCAGAACCAATTTGCCGCGACGAACGACGTGCACCTCATTCAGCAGCGTCTAACGACAGACCTGCGCCGCGCCCAGTCCGTAGTGCTCCTGAGTCCCGATGGCGTCACTGATGTTGGGGCAGAGCCCCAGCGACTGACGTCTGACCACACCCTCGTACTCGTTGGTGCAGACAGCGTTGTCACGTCCTACACGCGTACGGATTCAACCTGGCTCCGCAACGCGCGCCCGACACATACTGATGCACTTATACTGACACAAGCTGCAATGGAGCGTGCTCAACGAGGTAATGACGGGATGCTCCGCCCGTTGCGCGGTGCAGAAGCGCTCACAAAGCCTGTGCTCACAACCGTCCAGCTGACGTTTGTATCGGGTACGGATACGACGATCGTGAAGGCCCAGAGCGTATCGCGACACCCTCAGCGATGGCCGACGAGCGGGGCGTGATCGCCTCCGTTGCGAGCGACTCAGTTCGAGGGTAGTGGCTTGGCTGGTGGGGTAGCCTGCACGAACTTCCGCACGTCACCTGACGCGGATTCACATGCATGATCTTCCTCCTGCCTTACGCCGAAGTCGCAGGCAAGGTCGTGCCCAGAAGGGAGGAGAGGGCTCACTGCGCACTCTACTAGGCCGCAGGGTCCCAACCCGTGCGCTCGCTGACGCAACGCGTAGCCTCGCGGTCATGGTAGCCGCGCGCCTTCCGCTTGTCGATGCGCTCCGCACGACCGCCCGTCAATCAGACCATGATCGTCTCGGTGCTGTCCTCTCTGACGTAGCTCGTCGGGTGGAGCGTGGTCAACCGTTTGCGGCGAGTCTAGAACGTCACCCCAAGGTCTTCAGCCCGCTCTTTGGCCAGCTCGTCCGCGAAGGCGAAGTCGCAGGCGCACTCGACGCTGTGCTTCTTCGTCTAGCTGACCACCTAGAGAAGGCGGAGGCGCTGCGTCGCAAGGTCCGTATGGCGATGATGTACCCGGCGATCGTCCTCGCCGTCGCGTTGGCAACGGTGGCGTTTCTTCTCACCGCGATCGTCCCCACCTTCGCGGACATGTTCTCGGACTTCGGAGCTGAGCTACCTCTCCCAACGCGCATCGTGCTCGGTGTTACGGACGCTCTCCAGGCCTATGGCTGGATCGTGCTCCTCGCATTGGTCGGAGTGGTTGTGCTTGCTCGGGGACTGCGCCGGGATCCGCGGGTCCAGCGTGCAGCGGAGCAGGTTCGTCTACGGTTGCCCGTGTTAGGTCCGCTCTATGCAAAAGGGTTGACAGCGCGCGTTTGCCGCACCCTGGGGACGCTCGTTGAATCAGGCGTGGCGCTTGACGAGGCTCTCCGCGTAACCGCGACCTCGTCGGAGAGTCTGCTCGCCCGCGAGGCAACCGCCGAGATGCGCCGCCGTGTCGTGCGCGGTACCTCGCTGGCCGCTCCGATGGCGCGTGCGTCGTTCTTTCCGCCGATGGTGGTCCAGATGGTGAGCGTGGGGGAGGAGACGGCGCGTCTGAGCGAGATGCTCCTGCATGTCGCGCGGCACTACGAAGCTGAGGTCGATGCAGCAGTAGAGGCCCTTGCCTCGGTGATTGAGCCGCTCTTGGTCGTCGTGCTCGGTATCATCGTCGGTGCAATCCTCGTGGCGATCTATCTCCCGATGTTCGAGCTGACGAACGTCATCCAATAGAGAGCCTGAGTCAGCAGACCTTGGTCTCAGCGGACTCGAAGACTGTCCTGCGAGAAGTAACTCAGATCAAGAGGTTATTACCCTAGCCTGTACCTGGTATGGTGTCGGCACATTGCATAGGCAAAGCGAATAGGTATTTAGGCGAATAGGTATCGAGTCCCCCTCCGGGTACGCAACAGGGCGAGGGCGCTACCGACGCGCTCTCGCCCTGCCGTTTGGTCTCATCGGTCATGGGGACCCACCGGGAGCCCCCGCGCGGTGCAGGCCTCGCCTAGCGCCGCGCCGCGTCGAGCGTAGCCACGTCGTCGGGCAGGATGTCCGTCGACTCGTAGACGCGCACGTAGTCGACCTCCATGCGCACGGGGAAGATGCTGTCGTCGATCGGCCCGCCGGCGCGGCCCCACGCCCCGCCGATGGCGAGGTTGAGGATGATGTTGTACGGGTGGTCGTAGGGCCACGCGCGCCAGCCGGTGCCCTCGTTCATGTAGGTGAAGTAGCGCGTCCCGTCGAAGAAGATGTCGATGCGCTCGGGCGTCCATTCGAGCGCGTAGACGTGGAAGTCGCCCTCGGCGTCGACGGTCTCGATGCTGCCCTTGCGTTGCTCCCAGTTGCGCCAGTAGTAGGCCTTGTTGTGGACGGTGCCGTGGACGTGGTTCATGTCGTAGCCGACGTGCTCCAGGATGTCGATCTCGCCGGAGTTGGGCCACGCGTCGCAGGTGGGGCTGCCCTGCCAGTCGTCGGGGGCTTCGCAGGTGGTGGCGTAGCGGTAGGGGTCCGTCGGGAGCATCCAGACAGCGGCCCAGGTGCCCTGCCCGGCGGGCACGCGTGCGCTCACCTCCACACGGCCGTAGAGGAGGTCACCCTTGCCCTCGGTGTGGATGCGGCCGGACGTGTACTCGGCGTTGTCGTACTGTTCCTTGTGCGCCTCGATGACGAGCACCCCGTCCTCCTGGCGGACGTTCTTGAGGCGGTCCGTGTAGGCCTGGTCCTCGTCGTTGACCTTGCGGGCGGGCCAGACGTTGTAGGACCACCGCGTCGAGTCCGGTGCGCCGACGCCGTCGAAGTTGTCCTCCCAGGCGAGCGTCCAGGTGCGCTGGTCCTCCTGCCGCTGGCGCACGACGATCGCGCTCAGGATCGGTTCGCTCACCACGGGCTCGAAGGCAATGTCGAGTTGGCCGTCGGTCACCTGGACGTTCTGGGCCGTGCGGGTCAGGGCCGAGTGGTGCTTCTCGTCGCGCGCCTTGCGCACGTCGAGGCTGTCGATGACGAGGGCGTCCTCGGCGCGAACGAGGAACACGCGGCTGCCGACGGGCTCGTCCTCAGGCTCGGAGAAGTGGAACGTGACGTCGTAGAAGCCGTCGGGGAGCGGGTGCGCCACGGCGAGGTCGCCGGTGCGGTAGGTGCGGTAGAGGAGGCCGTCCTGGCTGCCGAGCGTCGTGTCGATGGTGGCCGCGGTGCCCTGAACGAGGGCCTCGTCGGCGAGGTACGCCACGCCGTCAACGCCCTCGTACGCCTCGCCGCCCACGTTGACGGCCCACACGACGGCGTCGGCATACGTGATGCCCGGAGGCGTGGCGGTGGGTGCGTCGGCGGCGGTGTCGGCATCGGTACCCTGCGCGCAGCCCACAAGGAGGCCGAACGACAGGATCAAGACACAGGGCAGGAAGGAGAGAGGCGATCGGTTCATCAGGCTCGTCGGGCTAGTCGAATGGGTGGAGCACGTTGCAGCGCGTAACCGCCTGTCTTGAAGGGGGAGGCGGCACGCTCGCGGCCTAAAGATCCGCAATGAGGTCCATCAATGCAGGGGCACGAGGGCCCAGGGCCGCACATACTGCACGGTGAATCAAATTGGAAGGAGGTAGCACTGGTTAGCTATTTGACTTTATTGGGTCTGCATAGCTATGTAGTACAAAGGGTCCGCGTCCGAGCGCCGCCCCGCCGTTCTTTCCGCCTTCCGGTCGTAGGCGTCCCGCGTACGCCGGACATCCCCGAGAAGACCATGCAGGATCGACTCTCTCTCCTCCTCTTCGTAATTCTCGTCGCGGGATGGACGCTCCCTGCTGTCGCCCAGTCCACCGACCGCGTCTTTGTCCAGATCGACTACGTGGCCGTGCCGGAGGGTGGCGAAACCGACTACCTCGCCGTCGAGCGTGAGATCTGGAAGCCGATCCACCAGGAGCGCGTCCGCGCAGGCCTCATCCAAGACTGGGCCGTCCTCGAAGCGCGCCTCGCTGCCACGACGAGTGCCTACAACTACCTCGCCTTCACGATCTTCGACGACTTCGCGCAGCTCGAAAGCGCCATCCCGGGCAGCATCGTGGCGAAGGCGCACCCGGACGCGGATACCGAGGTGATGATGGACCGCACGCTCGACTCGCGCGACATCCTCCACACCGAGGTCTGGGAGCTCGTGGCCACCGTCGGCGAGGGCGGCGCCAACCGGCCCGAGGCGGCGCGCTACGAGGTGCTCAACTTCATGATGGCCCCGCCCACCGCGACGGCGGAGTACGAGGCCACCGAGCAGGACGTCTGGGGGCCGATCCACCAGGCGCGCATCGATCAGGAAACGCTGAGCGGCTGGGCCGTCTACCGCCTCGTGCTGCCCGCCGGCACCGCGGTGAACTACAACTACCTCACCATCGACTACTACACCGACCTGGGCGACTACGCCGAGCCCGTCGACGAGCCACTCATGCGCCGCGCCCACGACGCCTCCGCCGCCGAGGTCGAGACGATGATGGCCCGCACCGAGGCCTCGCGCGCGATCTACAAATCGGAGCTCTGGAACGTCGTCGAGTCCGTCGGCGACGTGCGCGTCACGTCCGCTGCGGAATAGACCGCCTTCATTCGCCGGTGCCCAGTTGCTTCGGCGTGTCCTCGGAGCCTTCGGGAAGCTGCTTCGGCGGCGTGTTTTGCTCCGGGCCCTGGTGGTCTTGGACCAGCGTCCACGGCTCCAGAACCGTCTCAGGCAGACCGTCGAGGAAGCGGGTGGGGCGGGCGAAGAAGTCGCCGGTGCGGCGGCGACGCTGGAGCATGGGGTAGCTCACGAAAAGCTGCCGCTCCGCGCGCGTGACCGCCACGTAGAGCAGCCGCAGTTCCTCGTCGATCTCGGCGTCGGAGCCGAGGCTGTACTGCGACGGGATCACGCCGTCGAGCGCCTGGATCAGGAACACGCTGTCGAACTCCAGGCCTTTCGCGGAGTGAATCGTCGAGAGGACGAGCGGCGGCTCGTCGTCCAGCGCAGCCTCGGCGTCGAGCGCGGTGAGGTCGATAGGGTCGAGCGTGAGCGCTTCGAGGAAGTCGCCGCGGCTGGCGTAGCCCTCGGCGAGGCCCGCGACGTGGTCGAGGTCTTGCTGGCGCTTCGGGTGGTCCTCGGTGTAGGTCCGCGCGAGGATGGGCTCGTAGTAGCCGAGCAACGTCTCCAGTTGCACGGGGAGGCCATCGTCTGAGGTCCGGAGCGCTTGCAGCAGCGCGGCGAGGCGCTTGATCTCCTCCACGAAGCGCGGGCTCACGAACGGCGCGTCGAGCGTGTAGGGGTCCTCGGCCTGCGCGATCCACTCGACCAACTGCGCGGCGGTTTTCGGACCGATGCCGTCGAGCAGCCGCAGCACGCGGTTCCAGGCGACGGCGTCGGCGGGGTTCTCGGCCACGCGCAAGTGCGCCAGCACGTCCTTCACGTGCGCGGCCTCGTTGAGCTTCAGCCCGCCGAACTTCACGAACGGGATGCGCCGCCGGTTGAGCTCCGTTTCGAGGTCGT encodes:
- a CDS encoding RHS repeat-associated core domain-containing protein, which codes for MPFRFKVVLSPQPVDFLLPDILTPISAVGRIASAEADTVAVLKKESQLVGVNKFMRLWSHEYVLRDHLGGMRVRFRAGSQTASPTAVVYQYASYYPYGLEHGGQSYSRGDRDDELFHGKRLDEGHGLDWHHYGWRYYDAEIGRWTMVDPADEFSTAYAYVGADPVNFTDPDGAQAECASHRNIWGPCGEGNGRRQNSILEGYPLDHHFETEAAQKFAGRRREAMVGMEAPAASLAALKGVRDIFLALDSTPLLGVPGNRKENGVRHLAFAIYATQRVGYENAQLILHGHEVYPTAMFEDYADLTIMQQDDHVDMLNNYIGVAHALGGGDETASVGGALFDALHIARDSGFYMIEVGANRDRIHYQLTDIEYDTLYNHFVDLGYEE
- a CDS encoding type IV pilin protein, whose protein sequence is MSFLLSLRRVSRSRNTLHEEAGYSLTELLIAIVIIGILALLAIPRFMGVTSRAKMAEAKTMLSTLHAFQQAHYYEMDRYGPSLDAIGFEQVPLLDEGGTARYVIAIEAADRAAYVATATSTVDFDNDGTFNVWEVTESGVITQRVAD
- a CDS encoding prepilin peptidase is translated as MLVSSAVVGMAVGALVPPLSALPVLLAFLGLAAAFDLRSGLIPNALTLAATAFALTVWVSPPLALGPLSAAFTAASTLTLLRLGSTVWLSAPGFGWGDVKLSVPLGLVLGWSVLWALYLAVVLAAIVAVSGLATGRLTRRSRIPFAPFILGGTLLHLAFPLGVVLDWVAALTL
- a CDS encoding type II secretion system F family protein, coding for MHDLPPALRRSRRQGRAQKGGEGSLRTLLGRRVPTRALADATRSLAVMVAARLPLVDALRTTARQSDHDRLGAVLSDVARRVERGQPFAASLERHPKVFSPLFGQLVREGEVAGALDAVLLRLADHLEKAEALRRKVRMAMMYPAIVLAVALATVAFLLTAIVPTFADMFSDFGAELPLPTRIVLGVTDALQAYGWIVLLALVGVVVLARGLRRDPRVQRAAEQVRLRLPVLGPLYAKGLTARVCRTLGTLVESGVALDEALRVTATSSESLLAREATAEMRRRVVRGTSLAAPMARASFFPPMVVQMVSVGEETARLSEMLLHVARHYEAEVDAAVEALASVIEPLLVVVLGIIVGAILVAIYLPMFELTNVIQ
- a CDS encoding family 16 glycosylhydrolase → MNRSPLSFLPCVLILSFGLLVGCAQGTDADTAADAPTATPPGITYADAVVWAVNVGGEAYEGVDGVAYLADEALVQGTAATIDTTLGSQDGLLYRTYRTGDLAVAHPLPDGFYDVTFHFSEPEDEPVGSRVFLVRAEDALVIDSLDVRKARDEKHHSALTRTAQNVQVTDGQLDIAFEPVVSEPILSAIVVRQRQEDQRTWTLAWEDNFDGVGAPDSTRWSYNVWPARKVNDEDQAYTDRLKNVRQEDGVLVIEAHKEQYDNAEYTSGRIHTEGKGDLLYGRVEVSARVPAGQGTWAAVWMLPTDPYRYATTCEAPDDWQGSPTCDAWPNSGEIDILEHVGYDMNHVHGTVHNKAYYWRNWEQRKGSIETVDAEGDFHVYALEWTPERIDIFFDGTRYFTYMNEGTGWRAWPYDHPYNIILNLAIGGAWGRAGGPIDDSIFPVRMEVDYVRVYESTDILPDDVATLDAARR